From Streptomyces sp. TLI_053, a single genomic window includes:
- a CDS encoding TetR/AcrR family transcriptional regulator — protein sequence MEASSAPVPPAPEPAARPRRAGYRRLPVQQRREQLIAVALELFAHRAPEEVGLDDVAQAAGASRPLVYRYFAGGKQQLYEAALRSAAEELTGRFVVPLAGTPTQQLSAVLESYFAFVAEHGTGYSALLRGGSVVETARTSAIVDEVRRAALKRTLRHLGVRQAGPRLTLLVRSWIAVVEGASLSWLDEGREVPVDELREWLVDQFVAMAAATSLHDPQTAEVLAGLLALEGADSPRTARLRAALGGPVG from the coding sequence ATGGAAGCCAGCTCAGCCCCCGTACCGCCGGCCCCCGAACCGGCCGCCAGACCGCGGCGCGCCGGGTACCGGCGGCTGCCGGTGCAGCAGCGGCGCGAGCAGCTGATCGCGGTGGCCCTGGAGCTGTTCGCGCACCGGGCGCCCGAGGAGGTCGGGCTGGACGACGTGGCGCAGGCCGCCGGGGCCTCCCGGCCGCTGGTGTACCGCTACTTCGCGGGCGGCAAGCAGCAGCTCTACGAGGCCGCGCTGCGCAGCGCGGCCGAGGAGCTCACCGGCCGGTTCGTGGTCCCGCTCGCCGGGACCCCGACCCAGCAGCTGTCCGCCGTCCTGGAGAGCTACTTCGCCTTCGTCGCCGAGCACGGCACCGGCTACTCGGCACTGCTGCGCGGCGGATCGGTGGTGGAGACGGCCCGCACCTCGGCGATCGTGGACGAGGTCCGGCGGGCGGCGCTGAAGCGCACGCTGCGCCACCTCGGGGTGCGGCAGGCCGGGCCCAGGCTGACCCTGCTGGTGCGCTCGTGGATCGCGGTGGTCGAGGGGGCCTCGCTGAGCTGGCTCGACGAGGGCCGGGAGGTCCCGGTGGACGAGCTGCGGGAGTGGCTGGTGGACCAGTTCGTGGCGATGGCGGCGGCGACCTCGCTGCACGACCCGCAGACCGCCGAGGTGCTGGCCGGGCTGCTGGCCCTGGAGGGCGCGGACTCGCCGCGGACGGCCCGGCTGCGGGCGGCGCTGGGCGGACCGGTCGGGTAG
- a CDS encoding 3-oxoacyl-ACP reductase family protein: MSERPGGSERPGGTSGAGRIALVTGGSRGIGAAVVHRLAADGLTVHLVYREAEESARNVVAAVAAAGGRAVAHRADVADEKQVVDLVERIADQEGALHVLVNNAAVIDDRLVAATPTAHWERVLRINLTGPFLTCREVLPLMLDQGWGRIVNISSNSVRIPGPGQSAYAAAKGGLEALTRTLAVEVGRKGIRINTVAPGKVRTEMTDAVAERLGSDGASTRWGLPEDISGLVAFLAGEEADYIQGQTFTVDGGRLVMRAAAGARPRRAGVPA; this comes from the coding sequence GTGTCTGAGCGGCCCGGCGGGTCCGAGCGGCCCGGCGGCACGTCCGGCGCCGGCCGGATCGCCCTGGTGACGGGCGGCTCGCGCGGGATCGGCGCGGCCGTCGTGCACCGCCTGGCGGCCGACGGGCTGACCGTGCACCTGGTCTACCGCGAGGCCGAGGAGTCCGCCCGGAACGTCGTCGCCGCCGTCGCGGCGGCCGGCGGCCGGGCGGTCGCCCACCGCGCCGACGTCGCGGACGAGAAGCAGGTCGTCGACCTGGTCGAGCGGATCGCCGACCAGGAGGGCGCGCTGCACGTCCTGGTCAACAACGCGGCCGTGATCGACGACCGGCTGGTCGCCGCCACCCCGACCGCGCACTGGGAACGGGTGCTCCGGATCAACCTGACCGGCCCCTTCCTGACCTGCCGCGAGGTCCTCCCGCTGATGCTCGACCAGGGCTGGGGCCGGATCGTCAACATCTCGTCCAACTCCGTGCGGATCCCCGGCCCCGGCCAGAGCGCCTACGCCGCCGCCAAGGGCGGGCTGGAGGCGCTCACCCGGACGCTGGCGGTCGAGGTCGGCCGCAAGGGCATCCGGATCAACACCGTCGCCCCCGGCAAGGTGCGCACGGAGATGACCGACGCCGTCGCCGAGCGGCTCGGCTCGGACGGCGCCAGCACCCGCTGGGGCCTGCCCGAGGACATCTCCGGCCTGGTCGCCTTCCTGGCCGGCGAGGAGGCCGACTACATCCAGGGCCAGACCTTCACGGTGGACGGCGGCCGGCTGGTGATGCGGGCCGCCGCCGGGGCCAGGCCGCGCCGGGCGGGGGTGCCGGCGTGA
- a CDS encoding MBL fold metallo-hydrolase, translating to MEITRIRPELTVVNLDFGTVYLWRDEDGSLTLIDTGTVGQADTIEKAIRADGADPAALRSIVLTHYHEDHAGSAAELSRRLGAEVVAHRLEAPVLRGEQQPRPMVLSPFEQEIWDSLPKLPPAPPCAVDREVAGGEVLGFGGGAVVVHVPGHTDGSIALHLPERGVLFTGDLAANVERRTMPGVFNADPALAVESFRRLSELEADTVLFGHGEPIAEGGSAALRRAVEQLGQH from the coding sequence ATGGAGATCACCCGCATCCGCCCCGAACTGACCGTCGTCAACCTGGACTTCGGCACCGTCTACCTCTGGCGCGACGAGGACGGCTCGCTCACCCTGATCGACACCGGCACCGTCGGACAGGCCGACACCATCGAGAAGGCGATCCGCGCCGACGGCGCCGACCCGGCCGCGCTGCGCAGCATCGTGCTCACCCACTACCACGAGGACCACGCCGGATCGGCGGCCGAACTCTCCCGGCGGCTGGGCGCCGAGGTGGTGGCCCACCGGCTGGAGGCCCCGGTGCTCCGGGGCGAGCAGCAGCCCCGGCCGATGGTGCTGAGCCCCTTCGAGCAGGAGATCTGGGACAGCCTGCCGAAGCTGCCGCCCGCCCCGCCGTGCGCGGTCGACCGCGAGGTGGCCGGCGGCGAGGTGCTCGGCTTCGGCGGCGGCGCGGTGGTGGTGCACGTACCGGGCCACACGGACGGCTCGATCGCACTGCACCTGCCGGAGCGGGGTGTGCTGTTCACCGGGGACCTCGCCGCCAACGTCGAGCGGCGGACCATGCCCGGCGTCTTCAACGCCGATCCGGCGCTGGCCGTGGAGTCCTTCCGCCGGCTGTCGGAGCTGGAGGCCGACACCGTGCTGTTCGGGCACGGCGAGCCGATCGCCGAGGGCGGCTCAGCCGCGCTGCGCCGGGCCGTCGAGCAGCTCGGCCAGCACTAG
- a CDS encoding MFS transporter: protein MSSQAQAATGHGTAGSRRWWALAVIAIAQLMIVLDITIVNIALPSAQKDLGISDADRQWVITAYTLAFGGLLLLGGRLGDLFGRKRVFTIGLLGFALASAIGGAANGPTMLFAARALQGAFGALLAPSALGLLSTTFTDPKERSTAFGIFGAIAGGGAAIGLLLGGLLTEYLNWRWCLFVNTPIAIATAFAAFSVLTRDHIGKDTRTRLDLPGAVLGCGGLLAIVYGTSEAVTRGWGDWLVLGSLGLGVLLLVVFVLVEKRTPHALLPLHIVAERNRGGGALSVGLAMIGMFGLFLFLTYYLQVIKHFSPVMSGVSFLPMTAAIIISSTGFAARLMTRVPSRNLIGPGLLLAAAGMAWLTQMKVDSPWAGMVLPAELLLGFGMGLIFMPSMSLATLGVAPNEAGAASATINSAQQVGGSFGTALLNTIAASATASWLAARITTAGDPAVQAQGAVHGYVIATWVAMGILLLAAVIAFVMIDHRPAPGEATGATGTAAEAPASAGAPAQTPAHQQQRAT from the coding sequence GTGTCCTCCCAAGCCCAAGCTGCCACCGGTCATGGAACGGCGGGTTCCCGCCGCTGGTGGGCCCTGGCCGTCATCGCCATCGCCCAGCTGATGATCGTCCTCGACATCACCATCGTGAACATCGCCCTCCCGTCGGCCCAGAAGGATCTCGGGATCTCGGACGCCGACCGCCAGTGGGTGATCACCGCCTACACGCTGGCCTTCGGCGGACTCCTGCTCCTCGGCGGCCGGCTCGGCGACCTCTTCGGCCGCAAGCGCGTCTTCACCATCGGCCTGCTCGGCTTCGCCCTCGCCTCGGCGATCGGCGGCGCCGCCAACGGCCCGACCATGCTCTTCGCCGCCCGCGCCCTCCAGGGCGCCTTCGGCGCGCTGCTCGCCCCGTCCGCCCTGGGACTGCTCTCCACGACCTTCACGGATCCCAAGGAGCGGAGCACCGCCTTCGGCATCTTCGGCGCGATCGCCGGCGGCGGCGCCGCGATCGGCCTGCTCCTCGGCGGTCTGCTCACGGAGTACCTGAACTGGCGCTGGTGCCTGTTCGTGAACACCCCGATCGCGATCGCCACCGCCTTCGCGGCGTTCTCCGTGCTGACCCGCGACCACATCGGCAAGGACACCCGGACCAGACTCGACCTGCCCGGCGCCGTGCTCGGCTGCGGCGGTCTGCTCGCCATCGTCTACGGGACCTCCGAGGCCGTCACCCGCGGCTGGGGCGACTGGCTGGTGCTCGGCTCGCTGGGGCTCGGCGTGCTGCTGCTCGTGGTGTTCGTCCTGGTCGAGAAGCGCACCCCGCACGCGCTGCTGCCGCTGCACATCGTGGCCGAGCGCAACCGCGGCGGCGGTGCCCTCTCGGTCGGCCTGGCGATGATCGGCATGTTCGGCCTGTTCCTGTTCCTGACCTACTACCTCCAGGTCATCAAACACTTCTCGCCGGTGATGTCCGGGGTCTCCTTCCTGCCGATGACGGCGGCCATCATCATCAGCTCCACCGGTTTCGCGGCCCGGCTGATGACCAGGGTGCCGTCCCGCAACCTGATCGGTCCGGGGCTGCTGCTCGCCGCCGCCGGCATGGCCTGGCTGACCCAGATGAAGGTGGACAGCCCCTGGGCCGGCATGGTGCTGCCCGCCGAACTGCTGCTCGGCTTCGGCATGGGCCTGATCTTCATGCCGTCGATGAGCCTGGCCACCCTCGGTGTCGCGCCGAACGAGGCCGGCGCGGCCTCGGCCACCATCAACTCGGCCCAGCAGGTCGGCGGCTCCTTCGGCACCGCACTGCTCAACACCATCGCGGCCAGCGCCACCGCGAGCTGGCTCGCCGCCCGGATCACCACCGCCGGGGACCCGGCGGTCCAGGCCCAGGGCGCGGTGCACGGCTACGTGATCGCCACCTGGGTGGCCATGGGCATCCTGCTGCTGGCCGCGGTGATCGCCTTCGTGATGATCGACCACCGGCCCGCGCCGGGCGAGGCCACCGGGGCGACCGGCACCGCCGCCGAGGCCCCGGCGAGCGCCGGCGCACCGGCCCAGACCCCGGCCCACCAGCAACAACGGGCCACCTGA
- a CDS encoding MaoC family dehydratase translates to MKYWEDLVGAPDHRFGPLVFGGDLLDRLLDLMGEKHPVHDDDAFARALDRARRIVPGGFIHSITSGWVVQHGSPAAVVGLRTLAWDFVRPLYPDTPFWFTTRTGRSVEIDDRLGLVESTRRVHDDNDRTYAIGRMSVVVLRRAAAVATAPDPAAPGPVTEPAQAATAPARTSERTER, encoded by the coding sequence GTGAAGTACTGGGAGGACCTGGTGGGCGCGCCCGACCACCGGTTCGGTCCGCTGGTCTTCGGCGGCGACCTGCTCGACCGCCTGCTCGACCTGATGGGCGAGAAGCACCCCGTCCACGACGACGACGCCTTCGCCCGGGCCCTCGACCGCGCCCGGCGGATCGTGCCCGGTGGCTTCATCCACTCGATCACCTCAGGCTGGGTGGTCCAGCACGGCTCGCCGGCCGCGGTCGTCGGCCTGCGGACCCTGGCCTGGGACTTCGTCCGCCCGCTCTACCCCGACACCCCGTTCTGGTTCACCACCCGCACCGGCCGGTCCGTCGAGATCGACGACCGGCTCGGGCTGGTCGAGTCCACCCGGCGGGTGCACGACGACAACGACCGGACCTACGCGATCGGCCGGATGAGCGTGGTGGTGCTGCGCCGCGCCGCGGCCGTCGCGACCGCCCCGGACCCGGCCGCCCCGGGACCCGTCACCGAACCGGCGCAGGCGGCCACCGCCCCCGCCCGGACCAGCGAGAGGACAGAACGATGA
- a CDS encoding rhomboid-like protein has protein sequence MAHTLERPPRARRLRGALLAWVRSAPGTYLWLFLLGVTSLVVARMDQHTLDWFLAARSTNLEQLRSRPVHALVASALWTESSSWPLYAVLFTVFHANAERWLGTARWFAVAATAHVLATLVSEGVVAWGIVRGTLQRSMAETVDVGVSYALAGVVAVLTYRFAGGWRWLYGAGVVVFYLVPLVVSHTFTDLGHFSAVLIGLCFFRFAHGRSRWDPGRALRRRWRRRPGG, from the coding sequence ATGGCGCACACGCTGGAACGGCCGCCCCGCGCGCGCCGCCTGCGCGGGGCGCTCCTGGCCTGGGTGCGCTCGGCGCCGGGGACGTACCTGTGGCTGTTCCTGCTGGGGGTGACCAGCCTGGTGGTGGCCCGGATGGACCAGCACACCCTGGACTGGTTCCTGGCCGCCCGCTCGACCAACCTGGAGCAGCTGCGCTCGCGTCCGGTGCACGCCCTGGTGGCCAGCGCGCTGTGGACCGAGTCGTCCAGCTGGCCGCTGTACGCGGTGCTGTTCACCGTGTTCCACGCCAACGCCGAGCGCTGGCTGGGCACCGCGCGCTGGTTCGCGGTGGCCGCGACCGCGCACGTGCTGGCGACCCTGGTGAGCGAGGGCGTGGTCGCCTGGGGGATCGTCCGGGGGACCCTGCAGCGGAGCATGGCCGAGACGGTGGACGTCGGGGTCTCGTACGCGCTGGCGGGGGTGGTCGCGGTGCTCACCTACCGGTTCGCGGGCGGCTGGCGGTGGCTCTACGGTGCCGGGGTCGTCGTCTTCTACCTGGTGCCCCTGGTGGTCTCGCACACGTTCACGGACCTCGGGCACTTCAGCGCCGTACTGATCGGTCTCTGCTTCTTCCGCTTCGCACACGGACGGTCCAGGTGGGACCCGGGTCGGGCGCTGCGGCGCCGGTGGCGGCGTCGCCCGGGCGGGTGA
- a CDS encoding DUF885 domain-containing protein, whose protein sequence is MVELISSDGITPRRVADAYVRDLAELDPLTAVYLGLNPEDDRLPDLSPAGAEAIAELGRSTLARLDEAEAALDPAAAADAARDEAERRCARLLRERLVAELAVHDAGERFRAVHNLGSPLHNLRDVFTLMPTDTEEQWAILGRRLARVPEALAGYRATLAEGIERGLLSGPRQVTTVIGQLGEWLAGDTPGGWFGDLVEEAPESLRAELSARATAAAEGLAALRDWLGEVYGPAAAGAPDTVGRERYGRWVRYWTGADLDLDEAYAWAWQEFHDLLAQMRTEAEKVRPGADPMQAMKWLETDGPARFGAEAAREFLQGLMDGAIADLQGIHFDLAEPITRVESRIAPAGSAAAPYYTAPSLDFSRPGRTWLPTLGRERFPEWDLVSTWYHEGVPGHHLQLAQWNYVADRLSTYQVSLGGVSANLEGWALYAERLMDELGYLTDPGHRLGYLNAQMMRALRVIVDIGMHAGLDFPADSPYRPGERVEPDAAREFFGRYCGLSADFLDSELVRYLGLPGQAIGYKLGERAWLRGRAAARAAHEARGEVFDLKAWHMAALSQGSLGLDDLVAELSAL, encoded by the coding sequence ATGGTTGAACTGATCAGCTCCGACGGCATCACCCCCCGCCGTGTCGCCGACGCCTACGTGCGGGACCTCGCCGAGCTCGACCCGCTGACCGCGGTGTATCTGGGCCTGAACCCCGAGGACGACCGCCTCCCCGACCTCTCCCCGGCCGGTGCCGAGGCGATCGCGGAGCTCGGGCGCTCCACCCTGGCCCGGCTCGACGAGGCCGAGGCGGCGCTCGACCCGGCCGCCGCGGCCGATGCCGCCCGGGACGAGGCCGAACGGCGCTGTGCCCGTCTGCTGCGCGAGCGGCTGGTCGCCGAGCTCGCCGTCCACGACGCGGGCGAGCGGTTCCGGGCCGTCCACAACCTGGGCTCCCCGCTGCACAACCTCCGTGACGTCTTCACCCTCATGCCCACCGACACCGAGGAGCAGTGGGCCATCCTCGGCCGCCGCCTGGCCCGGGTGCCGGAGGCGCTCGCCGGGTACCGCGCGACCCTCGCCGAGGGCATCGAGCGCGGCCTGCTCTCCGGCCCGCGCCAGGTGACCACGGTGATCGGCCAGCTCGGCGAGTGGCTGGCCGGCGACACCCCGGGCGGCTGGTTCGGCGACCTGGTCGAGGAGGCCCCCGAGTCGCTGCGCGCCGAGCTGTCCGCGCGCGCGACCGCCGCCGCCGAGGGCCTGGCGGCCCTGCGGGACTGGCTGGGCGAGGTCTACGGACCGGCCGCGGCCGGTGCCCCGGACACCGTCGGCCGCGAGCGCTACGGCCGCTGGGTGCGCTACTGGACCGGTGCCGACCTCGATCTCGACGAGGCCTACGCCTGGGCCTGGCAGGAGTTCCACGACCTGCTGGCCCAGATGCGCACCGAGGCCGAGAAGGTGCGGCCGGGCGCCGACCCGATGCAGGCGATGAAGTGGCTGGAGACCGACGGTCCCGCGCGGTTCGGTGCCGAGGCCGCCCGTGAGTTCCTGCAGGGGCTGATGGACGGCGCGATCGCCGACCTCCAGGGCATCCACTTCGACCTGGCCGAGCCGATCACCCGGGTCGAGTCCCGGATCGCCCCGGCCGGCAGCGCCGCCGCGCCGTACTACACGGCCCCCTCGCTGGACTTCAGCCGTCCCGGCCGGACCTGGCTGCCCACCCTCGGCCGCGAGCGCTTCCCGGAGTGGGACCTCGTCTCGACCTGGTACCACGAGGGCGTCCCCGGCCACCACCTGCAGCTCGCGCAGTGGAACTACGTCGCGGACCGGCTCTCCACCTACCAGGTCAGCCTCGGCGGGGTGAGCGCCAACCTGGAGGGCTGGGCGCTCTACGCCGAGCGCCTGATGGACGAGCTCGGCTACCTCACCGACCCGGGCCACCGGCTCGGCTACCTCAACGCGCAGATGATGCGGGCGCTGCGGGTCATCGTCGACATCGGCATGCACGCCGGACTGGACTTCCCGGCCGACTCGCCGTACCGCCCGGGGGAGCGGGTCGAGCCGGACGCCGCCCGTGAGTTCTTCGGCCGCTACTGCGGGCTGTCCGCCGACTTCCTGGACAGCGAGCTGGTCCGCTACCTGGGCCTGCCCGGTCAGGCGATCGGCTACAAGCTGGGCGAGCGGGCCTGGCTGCGCGGCCGGGCGGCGGCCCGGGCGGCGCACGAGGCGCGCGGCGAGGTGTTCGACCTCAAGGCCTGGCACATGGCGGCGCTGTCGCAGGGCTCGCTGGGCCTGGACGACCTGGTCGCGGAGCTGTCCGCGCTGTAG
- a CDS encoding SDR family oxidoreductase, with amino-acid sequence MTDGTTNNPPAAPLPGPLAPRPLEGRVALVTGGSRGIGAGISRKLAAWGATVAINYVDRGGPAKELAAELTESGAKVTLHRADLSEATAAEELLAEVGEAHGGDLHILVQNAAATKFSLLENATLSQWQFVQDTNARSTWLLAKHAVPLMKGRPGARFITITNSTTTRIVPRAGLLGAAKAALENLTQFLSYELAPHGIVTNCVRPGLVQTGVFSVRPDFNHGVRHELSVSPWADGRMTTPENSADVVAMLCLDEAAWIVGQTITVDGGYAIWGNLNSPLRVGE; translated from the coding sequence ATGACCGACGGCACCACGAACAACCCGCCGGCCGCCCCGCTGCCCGGGCCGCTGGCACCCCGGCCGCTGGAGGGCCGGGTGGCCCTGGTCACCGGCGGCTCGCGCGGCATCGGCGCCGGCATCAGCCGCAAGCTCGCAGCCTGGGGCGCCACCGTCGCGATCAACTACGTCGACCGGGGCGGACCCGCGAAGGAGCTCGCGGCCGAACTCACCGAGTCCGGCGCCAAGGTGACCCTGCACCGGGCCGACCTGTCCGAGGCGACGGCCGCCGAGGAGCTGCTCGCCGAGGTCGGCGAGGCCCACGGCGGTGACCTGCACATCCTGGTCCAGAACGCGGCGGCCACCAAGTTCTCCCTGCTGGAGAACGCCACCCTCAGCCAGTGGCAGTTCGTCCAGGACACCAACGCCCGGTCCACCTGGCTGCTCGCCAAGCACGCGGTGCCGTTGATGAAGGGCCGCCCCGGCGCCCGGTTCATCACCATCACCAACTCGACCACCACCCGGATCGTGCCGCGGGCCGGCCTGCTCGGCGCCGCCAAGGCCGCCCTGGAGAACCTCACCCAGTTCCTGTCCTACGAACTGGCACCGCACGGCATCGTCACCAACTGCGTCCGCCCGGGCCTGGTGCAGACCGGGGTCTTCAGCGTCCGGCCCGACTTCAACCACGGGGTGCGGCACGAGCTCTCGGTCTCCCCGTGGGCGGACGGACGGATGACCACCCCCGAGAACAGCGCCGACGTGGTCGCCATGCTCTGCCTGGACGAGGCCGCCTGGATCGTCGGGCAGACCATCACCGTCGACGGCGGTTACGCGATCTGGGGCAACCTCAACAGTCCGCTCCGGGTCGGCGAGTGA
- a CDS encoding phosphopantetheine-binding protein translates to MPPTENTDFNVLVELLKDVKSGLEGQPITPADSVVEDLGLDSLDLLQLARKINRRLGVDFDLDHWNETAAEHRRTVGSILAAVAAAQGV, encoded by the coding sequence ATGCCGCCCACGGAAAACACCGATTTCAACGTCCTGGTCGAGCTGCTCAAGGACGTCAAATCCGGACTGGAAGGACAGCCGATCACCCCGGCCGACTCGGTGGTCGAGGACCTCGGGCTGGATTCCCTGGACCTTCTCCAGCTGGCCCGGAAAATCAACCGCCGGCTCGGCGTCGACTTCGACCTGGACCACTGGAACGAGACCGCGGCCGAGCACCGCCGCACGGTCGGCTCGATCCTGGCCGCGGTCGCGGCGGCCCAGGGTGTCTGA
- a CDS encoding helix-turn-helix transcriptional regulator, with protein sequence MARRKKAVPAAAPHYELAQWLRALRAESGLTYRQMADRIARSGCSPATLSRADSGSALPRLGVVEAYAAACGASVREARQRWERAATGTGTASARAERRPGAAAAGGRARRLELVYEPAHLLEAMHRLRLAAGQPSLRELQERARTGGFGALPRSTLADVLGGLRMPSEPLLVTYVRCCGIPGDRIAAWRAAWFRAVGSCGPAVVPAAVARVRSLPRHRTRYGGQEPAAAAASA encoded by the coding sequence ATGGCGCGACGCAAGAAGGCGGTGCCCGCGGCGGCACCGCACTACGAACTGGCCCAGTGGCTGCGCGCCCTGCGCGCGGAGTCCGGCCTCACCTACCGGCAGATGGCCGACCGGATCGCCCGCTCGGGGTGTTCGCCGGCCACCCTGTCCCGGGCCGACAGCGGTTCCGCCCTGCCCCGGCTGGGGGTGGTCGAGGCCTACGCGGCGGCCTGCGGGGCCTCGGTCCGCGAGGCGCGGCAGCGCTGGGAACGGGCGGCCACCGGCACGGGCACGGCGTCCGCGCGCGCGGAACGGCGGCCGGGCGCGGCGGCGGCCGGCGGGCGGGCCCGAAGACTCGAGCTGGTCTACGAGCCGGCCCATCTGCTGGAGGCGATGCACCGGCTGCGGCTGGCGGCCGGACAGCCCTCGCTGCGCGAACTCCAGGAGCGGGCCCGGACCGGCGGCTTCGGCGCGCTGCCGCGCAGCACCCTGGCGGACGTGCTGGGCGGGCTCCGGATGCCCTCGGAACCGCTGCTGGTCACCTACGTCCGCTGCTGCGGCATCCCGGGGGACCGGATCGCCGCCTGGCGCGCGGCCTGGTTCCGGGCGGTCGGCAGTTGCGGGCCGGCCGTGGTTCCGGCCGCCGTCGCCCGGGTGCGCTCGCTACCGCGGCACCGGACCCGCTACGGCGGTCAGGAGCCGGCCGCGGCCGCCGCCTCGGCGTAG
- a CDS encoding serine protease, translated as MGQHRRRTPRRRRLLAPTLVTTALSVLTVAAVVVGTHSLTPRATAVASPATSAAVAPPVPGTPTVPAAVPVAGTEPSASAEPSEPPGPSAPDPVTGSATPTPTATPTPTATPAPTTAAPTPADGPLGTTATAPATPEAATVGALFTGTVRPGNHFCTASVLHSATGNLLLTAAHCLDDPGGVTFAPGYRDGRAPYGTWRVTAVHTTTGWSRGGDQDEDFAVLETAADDSGRRVEDVVGGNTLGTDEPFGATVRLYGYPAGGEQPLLCTNTTGRQSAYQRVVDCPDYPGGTSGGPWISTATGHVVGAIGGYQQGGDTDDTSYSAYFDHTVAALYAEAAAAAGS; from the coding sequence ATGGGCCAGCACCGCCGCCGTACCCCCCGTCGCCGCCGTCTCCTGGCGCCGACCCTGGTCACCACGGCCCTCTCCGTGCTCACCGTGGCGGCCGTGGTGGTGGGCACCCACAGCCTGACCCCGCGGGCCACCGCCGTCGCCTCCCCGGCCACCTCGGCCGCCGTCGCGCCGCCGGTCCCGGGTACCCCCACCGTCCCCGCCGCCGTCCCGGTCGCCGGCACCGAGCCGTCGGCCTCCGCGGAGCCGTCGGAGCCCCCGGGCCCCTCGGCGCCGGACCCGGTCACCGGGTCGGCCACGCCCACGCCCACCGCCACGCCCACGCCCACCGCCACGCCCGCGCCCACGACGGCCGCCCCCACCCCCGCCGACGGGCCGCTCGGCACCACCGCCACCGCCCCGGCCACCCCCGAGGCGGCCACCGTCGGCGCCCTGTTCACCGGCACCGTCCGCCCGGGCAACCACTTCTGCACCGCCAGCGTGCTGCACAGCGCCACCGGCAACCTGCTGCTCACCGCCGCCCACTGCCTGGACGACCCGGGCGGCGTCACCTTCGCCCCGGGCTACCGCGACGGCAGGGCCCCGTACGGCACCTGGCGGGTCACCGCCGTGCACACCACCACCGGCTGGTCCCGCGGCGGTGACCAGGACGAGGACTTCGCCGTCCTGGAGACCGCCGCGGACGACAGCGGCCGCCGGGTCGAGGACGTGGTCGGCGGCAACACCCTCGGCACCGACGAGCCGTTCGGCGCCACCGTCCGGCTCTACGGCTACCCCGCGGGGGGCGAGCAGCCCCTGCTGTGCACCAACACCACCGGCCGGCAGAGCGCCTACCAGCGGGTCGTCGACTGCCCGGACTACCCCGGCGGCACCAGCGGCGGACCCTGGATCTCCACCGCCACCGGCCACGTCGTCGGCGCCATCGGCGGCTACCAGCAGGGCGGCGACACCGACGACACCTCCTACAGCGCCTACTTCGACCACACCGTCGCGGCGCTCTACGCCGAGGCGGCGGCCGCGGCCGGCTCCTGA
- a CDS encoding fumarylacetoacetate hydrolase family protein, whose amino-acid sequence MKLLRVGPPGAERPVALGQDGTAYDLSGVTADIDGGFLAGLAGDGAAALAGRLAAGRLPVTEIGGQRVGPPVVRPGKVVGIGLNYRDHAAEAGAAIPDEPVIFLKPGSTVVGPYDEVLVPRGGEKTDYEAELAVVIGRTARYLPDHAAAAGVIAGYTIANDVTERAFQFERGGQWDKGKSAETFTPLGPWLVTTDEVADPQRLPLRLWVNGELRQDGSTERMVFPVLELVRYASQFMVLEPGDVIVTGTPAGVTLGRPGTPYLAPGDIVEIEIDGLGRQRQVLGKA is encoded by the coding sequence ATGAAGCTTCTCCGCGTCGGCCCGCCGGGCGCCGAACGCCCGGTCGCGCTGGGCCAGGACGGCACCGCGTACGACCTCTCCGGGGTGACCGCGGACATCGACGGCGGCTTCCTCGCCGGGCTGGCCGGTGACGGCGCGGCCGCGCTGGCCGGGCGGCTGGCGGCCGGCCGGCTGCCGGTGACCGAGATCGGCGGGCAGCGGGTCGGTCCGCCGGTGGTGCGCCCCGGCAAGGTGGTCGGCATCGGCCTCAACTACCGGGACCACGCGGCCGAGGCGGGCGCGGCGATCCCGGACGAACCGGTGATCTTCCTCAAGCCCGGCTCGACCGTGGTCGGCCCGTACGACGAGGTGCTGGTGCCGCGCGGCGGCGAGAAGACCGACTACGAGGCCGAGCTGGCCGTGGTGATCGGCCGGACGGCCCGCTACCTGCCGGACCACGCGGCGGCGGCCGGGGTGATCGCCGGCTACACCATCGCCAACGACGTCACCGAGCGGGCCTTCCAGTTCGAGCGCGGCGGCCAGTGGGACAAGGGCAAGTCGGCGGAGACCTTCACCCCGCTCGGCCCGTGGCTGGTCACCACCGACGAGGTGGCCGATCCGCAGCGGCTGCCGCTGCGGCTGTGGGTCAACGGGGAGCTGCGCCAGGACGGCTCCACCGAGCGGATGGTCTTCCCGGTGCTGGAGCTGGTCCGCTACGCGAGCCAGTTCATGGTGCTGGAGCCGGGCGACGTGATCGTCACCGGTACCCCGGCCGGGGTCACCCTGGGCCGCCCGGGGACGCCGTACCTGGCGCCCGGCGACATCGTCGAGATCGAGATCGACGGGCTCGGCCGGCAGCGGCAGGTCCTCGGCAAGGCGTAG